GCGGGATGCCGCACCCGCTGGAGTGCGACGCCGGTCCGGGACGCGCGTCGCCGGACGCGGTGCGCGCCGCGGCGGGCGTCCCGGGGCCGTACTACAACCTGCGCACGACCCTGTTGTGCCTGGAGAACACGCACAACTCTGCGGGTGGCTCGGTCACCCAGCCCGACGAGCACGCGCTGCTGGTGTCGGCCGCGCGCGAGACCGGGCTGCGGGTGCACCTGGACGGCGCCCGGCTGTGGAACGCGGCCGTCGCCCTGGGCCTGCCGCCCGCGGCGCTGGCGGTCGGCGTGGACACCGTGCAGGTGTGCCTGTCCAAGGGGCTGGGCGCGCCGGTCGGCTCGGTCGTGGCCGGGTCGGCGCTGTTCGTCGCCGAGGCGCGGCGGGTGCGCAAGATGCTGGGCGGCGGCGTGCGGCAGGGCGGCGTGCTGGCCGCCGCGGGCCTGGTCGGTCTGGACCGGGTCGACGACCTCGCGCAGGACCACGCCAACGCCAAGGCGCTCGCCAAGGGCCTCGCCGAGCTGGGCTGGCAGGTGGACGAGCCGGAGACGAACATCGTGCTGGCGGGCGTGCCGGACCTGGACGTGACGCTCGCCGGGCTGCGGCACCTGGGGGTGCACGCGGGGCCGATGTCGGGCAGGGTGAGGTTCGTGACGCACCGGGACGTGGGCGCGGACGACGTGGTCGAGGCGCTGCGGCGCATCGGGTCGGCGAGCTGACGTGCGCTGGGTGGTGTTCGACTACGGCGAGGTGATCTCGCAGCCGACCGGGGCGCTGCCCGAGCTGGCGTCCCTGCTCGGGGCGCCCGTCGAGGCCTTCGCGGCGGCCTACTGGGAACCGCGCCACGACTACGACAGCGGCACGCCCGACCTGGTGTATTGGCGGGCCGTGGGCGCGCTGCTGGGCGTCGAGGTGGACGAGGCGCTGTCCGCGCGGTTGACGGACGTGGACGTGCGAGGCTGGCTGCGGCCGGACCCGTCGGTGCTGGAGCTGCTGGCGGACCTGGCGTCGGAGGGCGTGCCGCTGGCGCTGCTGTCGAACGCCTCGGCGACGTTCGCCCGGGTGGCCGAGCGCGAGCCGTGGACCCGGCACTTCCGGCACCTGGTGTTCTCCGGCGACCTGGGCGTGGCGAAGCCCGACCCGCGGATCTTCGCCGCGCTGGCCGAGCGGATCGGTGCGGACCCGCGCGACTGCGTGTTCTTCGACGACCGGCAGGTCAACGTGGACGGGGCGAACGCGGCGGGGCTGACGGGCGTGCTGTGGCAGGGCAGCTCACACGCCCGGTCGGTGCTCGGCCCGTAGCTCCTCGCGCAGTTCCTCGCGCAGCGCGGCCAGCTCCGCCCTGACCTGGCGGAGCTCGGTCGCGGTGGCCTGCTCGGCCTCGGCGACCGACCCCTCGACGCCGCTGAGCCGCTCGACGATCCAGGACGCGATGGTGCCCGTGACGACACCGATCAGGGCGATGCCGCCGACCATGAGCAGCGCGGCGACCAGCCTCCCCTCCCAGGTCACGGGGTAGCGGTCGCCGTAGCCGACGGTGGTGATGGTGGTGAGCACCCACCACGCGGCGTCGCCGAAGGTGGTGATCGAGGCATCGGGGTGGCGGCGCTCGGCGTCCAGGACGGCGAGCGAGGCGCACAGGCCGACCAGGGTCGTGACGGCCGCGACGTAGACGCCGATCCGCTGCCGGACCCGGCCGGCG
This region of Saccharothrix longispora genomic DNA includes:
- a CDS encoding threonine aldolase family protein, translating into MTPLPPLDFRSDTVTQPDEAMRLAMSRAEVADDVLDHDPTMRLLEDRVAELLGVEAALWVPTGSMGNLIALTVHLRPGDRFLAPRGAHVLDSELGTAAFIAGGMPHPLECDAGPGRASPDAVRAAAGVPGPYYNLRTTLLCLENTHNSAGGSVTQPDEHALLVSAARETGLRVHLDGARLWNAAVALGLPPAALAVGVDTVQVCLSKGLGAPVGSVVAGSALFVAEARRVRKMLGGGVRQGGVLAAAGLVGLDRVDDLAQDHANAKALAKGLAELGWQVDEPETNIVLAGVPDLDVTLAGLRHLGVHAGPMSGRVRFVTHRDVGADDVVEALRRIGSAS
- a CDS encoding HAD family hydrolase — translated: MRWVVFDYGEVISQPTGALPELASLLGAPVEAFAAAYWEPRHDYDSGTPDLVYWRAVGALLGVEVDEALSARLTDVDVRGWLRPDPSVLELLADLASEGVPLALLSNASATFARVAEREPWTRHFRHLVFSGDLGVAKPDPRIFAALAERIGADPRDCVFFDDRQVNVDGANAAGLTGVLWQGSSHARSVLGP
- a CDS encoding potassium channel family protein — encoded protein: MSETDERRLAHWERRAEWPLTGLAVLFLVAYAWQVLDDRATPGLHGTLEVVLWFVWLVFAVDYLVRLVIAVDKRRFVTTHLFDLLAVLLPVVRQLRVLRLLTVLKLLNRRYAGRVRQRIGVYVAAVTTLVGLCASLAVLDAERRHPDASITTFGDAAWWVLTTITTVGYGDRYPVTWEGRLVAALLMVGGIALIGVVTGTIASWIVERLSGVEGSVAEAEQATATELRQVRAELAALREELREELRAEHRPGV